ACAAGGCCACCCATGGCCATTTACCCAGGAGGTCAAAGGTTGCTGTTCTCCActgaaaaagaagaggtaaagggTTCTCAGGGCAGTCCACCTCCATGCCCCCCCAACTGCACCTCCCATCTCTGGGAGGTCCCTCCCCATCACTGCCTCACCATTCACACTGCTGGTGGGCTGAGCTCTGCCCAAGGCTGTAGAGGTCATCCCTAGGCTGTGTGTGGGACGACACCAGCCCGAGTGGTGCTGCCCAAAGCATTCTCTGCACCAGGGAACCAGACTGGCAGCCAATCCCTGTAACTATGTCCCCAGCAATATTTACCAACCATTCCCCCAATCTCTCTTCCCTGCTCTCCTCTGATCATTCCTCCAGTGTTAGAAACAGGAAGTTTTCCCCAACATGGCAGAGAAAGTGATCCAGAAGAGGGGCAGTAACCATGGTCACCAATGGGTGGGAAGCAGGCTAGGTTTTACTCACTGGAAATCATGGGCCACGTGACACAGGAGGGCTGGGCAAGTGGAGGACAGGCCAggaaatccaaaatgaaaatccagGCCTCAAGCGGTAAGTACATCCAAAATGGCCCTGAACTGGGGGCAAGACCAAGAGATGAGAGAGGAACTAAAAGGGGGCGATTACCCTACTTCCAGGCCCAACCCTCGAGTCCCAAATCTCTTCAATGGACAAAACTCAGTCTAACAAATTACTTTAAATAGGACAAACTTAAAGACATTTTAATTGGACATTAGCACAAATTTTCAATAGTTAATGTAAATGAGTGTTGCCTAAAAAGCAAAGTATGTCTGCTGGTGAGCCACACAGACTCAGGCTGAGGTTGAGTGCACCCCTTAAGGCTCACTTCATTGCTTCATTCTCTAATTAAATCTACatccatacctcctccctctggaGGTGGGTCCAGGGGCTAGCTGGTCCTGAACAGCATATACAGCACAGGCAGGATGGCCACAAATGTCACGCAGGTGACCAGTGTGCCATAGATGGTGTTCCTGTTGACCTGGGCTTCTAGCCTCTGCTCCATGTCCGACAGCCCCAAGATCATGCTCCCCTGTTCCAGCAAGGACCCAGACAGGGCCTCATCTGCCGGCTCCACCAGGCCTGGGTGCGCTGCAGCCTTTGCAAGCTGAAGCACCCCAGCCACTTGGCTCAAAGTCTCTTCCAGGCCATCAAGCTGCTCTCGTAAACCCTCTAGACATGAATGGACCTGCCTGGAATGGCTGAGCTGCTCTTTCAAGGCAGCTGAAAGgacatctgtgtctctgtctcgGGTGGGGGAAGTACCTGCCTGGGACAAAGAGCTCTGCCCAGGCCCAGCTTGCACCAGGCCCCTCAGGTCTGCCATGAGGTCATGGAGGTCCCTCTGCTGGAGGGAGTAGCTGGACGCCTGTTCTCGGATGGCTTCCTGGAGGCTCACAGGCCCCTTCTGAGCCTCCAGAAGCAAGACCTTCAGCTCCTGTAGCCGCACACGGTTCACGTAGGTGGAGCCAGCCACACCAATCAAGGCCCCCAGGACTGACCCAATGAGGGACCAGTTCTTGGTCCTCTCAGCCCGAGTGCGCTCCTTCTCATGACTTTCCCGCACAGctgcagagaagagggagaaCTTCTCTCGCTCGGAGTCTTCGGCACGCAGATAGGTCATACGAAGCCTCTTCTCCTCCTGCAGAAGCAAAGCTGTCATATAGCAGCAACCTGGCCCAGCAGCCACCAGCAGATGTCCCACTACCATGTCCTTGGGGCTCAGCTTCACACCTGGCACAGATTACATGTTCCATAAACACGCTGAATGATTAAAGGTAGCATAAGCCTGGTCAGGAGGGAGGAGCAAAGGAACTGGGGGTGGTCAAGGTGAGGCAATATCCTCCCCAAGCAGTCTTGGGTCTGGCCGGACATGCAGTGGTGTCTACAGAATGTGTCTAACAGAAGGGAAGTGTCCGGCGCTCTCTGGGCCAGACTCCTGCTCAGTAATCTGGGGTCCAGATTATACTGTCCTGGACCACTGATCCCAGTACTCCAGGACGAAGTGCGTGGAGAAGCTCTGGAAGCCTGGGGCCCAGTCCCTCCACAGGGGCTTCTGGTTTACCTCCTCACCAGGTGTCTGACCCCCTAACTAGTCAGGGCTCCCACCTCGCCCCTCCATGGCCTGCCAGGCTAGGGTCCCTCTCCAGATGAGGAAGGTGCCCACCTGCAACATCCTGTGCTCCAGAGTAGCCAGTTCCAGGTACTGGTTATCGTCTCTGGAGATGCGGTCCAAGCggtccctcacctccttcagctTGGCCTGCTGACCTTCCAAGTCCTCCCGAGCCTCCCGGACAAGCCCTCGAGCCACCATGAACACTTTCTCTGCCTGCAGAGAGAACAACAGAGGCCATTTGCCCCTTCTCTCCATGCCCACACAGACTCAGCTCCATTCCCAACCAGACTGGGCTGAGAAGAGGTCAGTGGGGTGTCAGTACAAAGGGTGGAAAGAGAGTCCCTCAGACACATAATCCTGGCTCACCCAGTGGTCCTCAAAGTGTAGCCCCGGGCCCCGCCCATCAGAATCACTGGATTTGTCCGTTCAAGTGGAAATAACATGCCCCTGAGAAACCTGAAAATAGCTAAAGATGCATATAATCTGTGTCCACCAAACCCAGCTGACTCTAGTCTGACGAACCACAGCAAGGCCCTTACGTTCTTAATCGGCTTCATGTGTGTTACCTTAGCTACACCTCCCAACAACGCCAAACGCCATGACAGGCATTGCCCTGGCCTCCATTCAAGAGACGGAGAAACCCCAGCTCAGCCAAAGTGATGGCCTCCAAGGGGAGAGACAGCACTGTGCCTCAAAACCTCCGGCTAAGCCCCAGGTTCTTCCCACCCCACTACACTGGTCTGTGCCTAGGTGGGAGTGGGAACAGAGATGGCGGAACGCATTTCCACTGCCACAAGGGACTTGACAACCACAGGCAGCTCTTCCCACCTCACAGTCTGATGTTTCCCAGTGCTTCTACTTTCACGAGGGATGCTTCAATCACACATGGGGCTTTGAGGACACTGTAATGCAGCAACCCTCCAGGTAACTCTCACCACCAACCCCCAAGCAGTCAATGAAGGAAGTGTTTGCTGTCCTAACAGAAAGGATGTTAATGGCCCGGGACTCACTGGTACATAGCATACACAACTTGTTTTCATGGGAGAGAGGAGGGCCCTTCACCCCGGTAGTATCAAACCCAGGCTGTCATGTGAGAAACGAGTCAGATCCTTCTCCTAGTGGTATGTGTTCAAGAAAAGGCAAATCTGGACGTGGCCTCCCAGCATCTGTGGCTGGTAATTTACTTGTCAGGAGCCTCCAGGCCACACTGCCCAAGTCAGAGGGCAGGGCCAACCACCCCAGCTACCCTCCTCACCTCAGTCACGTTTCCCTGGGCCTCTCGAACCTCACTGAGTCCAACAAACTCTTCATATCTGTCCCACCAAGTCTTGGCCATGGAGGACGCTCGTTGCTGAATGCTGTGCCCCAGGGCTCCTCCCAGCGCTGTGAGGCGGTGGTACAGCCCGAGGGCCACCTCCTCAGGTCTTTTCTCGCTGGGctggctggggcctgggctgcagAGAGTCCTGGTCATAATGAGGTCCCTTCCAAGGAGGCCTCTCCGCACCAGTACGGGAGACACACCCACGACGTGCCGCATGGCCAACACAGGGCTGCACCCTGTCATCGGGAGATCTGTGGGGGGATGCCAGAGAGATCAGCTCACAGCCGAGAAAGGCTGGGCTTAAGTCAGATCTCAAGTCCTAGGGACAGTTCTGAACTGAACAGTTTCCATTAGAAAGTCCAAACTGCGCAGCACTCTGTTGGGCCCAGAGATGGCAGCCACCAGGGTCAGGCTTCACTAGGTGCCCCTGGACAAGGGAGCATGTCAGGGAAGAGCATATTTAGGAGCTCAGGCCTTCCACCTCTCTCTGTGACGCCACATGAACCAGATCCTCCCATTCCACCCACCTTCCCACAACCCCAGGTCTCTGTTGCGATCTGCATGAGAATCCTGGTGTCCAGTTTTCTGATAATCtcaaagaaaattcttaaatctGCGTTGTGTCCATGCTAACAGAGCCCCCACAAAGATTCACAAAGACTCCTAGGGAAACTGGAACTGACTGAGGGGATTTGGGGGAAAGATTTCTATAAATGACTATCAAAACCAGCTTCCCAGACTCCCTGAGGGCTGCCTCAACCCTGGGGAAGCAGTTTCGCTTCTGTTCTAGGACACAGGTCGTTCATGTCCCAAGGCAGAAAACTCTCTCCTCAGCTCTCCTCTGAAAAGACAATTCCgggggaaaacaaagcaaaacaaaacaacccagaTTTCTTCATAGAGGACAGCTTTTTTAGGTTCACACCAACTTTCCTTCTGCCCTTCAAGCCCAGACATTCCGGGTGACCAACTCCCAGTCTCACATTTCTCACTTTCCATaagctttcttccttctttccaaccTCAGTAACTGCCCTACAGGTtaagtttctttcatctttcccttttcaaccttgctttgatgtttgggccCCAACAGTCCTACTTCTCTGTTACCTGAACAGCACAGGGAGTCTCCCATTATCCAGTCAGGCCTGGCCTGAGCCCAGGAGCAGCAGTGAATTCTGAGGACCCCGAAGAGAGGGCCAGGTGACCCATGCTCCCGGGGCAAACCTGGGCCAGAGCATCCTGGTCTGGCCaaaccacccctgcccccaagtATTGACTCTGGCTGTCAGAGTGACACCTGGTAGCCAAAAGACCAGGCCAGAGAGAGAGGTAAGCAAAGGGAGCGGGGGACAGGAAGACAGGCTAGAAGAGCTCCAGTTACAAAGAAAGGACCGTCCCTGATGTAAGGCGATGAgcatcccagcctcctccccacgGTGCCATGCTTGGAGAAACTCAGACCCTCTTGAAAACAAAGTTGCTTGGGTAGGGGCATGCCTCCTGGCAAAAGCCTGAGCTGAGCGCCACAGAAGGGGACATCTCTGTGACAGTGGTTCCAAGCTGGTGCTGCACCCAAACCCCTGTGCCCCTTGCCTAAGGCCCAAGGGAGCACACGCCACCCATGGCCCAGCAGTTGGGCCAGCCTCCTAGGCCTCAAGGCCAGTGACCACTGCACACAAGTTGTGgcctcacaacaatcctgcagGTGTACCCCTCATCAAAGCAGAGCACCCACCCTCCTCAGCAATGCTCAGCAGAAAGGTGTCCCCCTTGTCCATCACTACTTCTTCAGCCCTCTTCTCTCTTGATCCCGCTCGACCACCAAGGTTGCTCTCCTGAAGCCCTGCAAAACTTCCACCTTGTCAGATCCAGCAGGTGCTACTCAGATTTCTTCTCCAATACCTCTGCAGCTTTCAACACCCTCTCATTTTGAAATCACCACCCCCCTCAGATTCCTCCgaccttctcagcctcctttcctGGCTCCTCCTCTATCAGCAGCCCAATCTTGGACCCCAGGAAGGTCACTCATCCCTGGCAGAGAAGACAGCTACAGCCTCCTACGCAGTCAtggcttcctcccctgcccctcacagCCGTTCTTCACGTGGCAAACAGAGGCTCTGTTATCTCGTAAGTCAGATCACATCCCTCGGTGCAAAACCCCCTGACAGCTCCCTGGTCACGTGGCATGCACACCAGTCCTGCCATTGGCCAACAAGCCCCGGTCCTCTCAGCCCtcatccccttccttctctccatccctgtaCATACTCCACTCCAGCATCCTCACCACGCTAAGCACAATCCTGCCACAGGGTCTGTGCCctgccatgtcctctgcctggacCGCTCTTCCTCCACAAGTCCAGTTACCTCACACTTACGTCTTTGTTCACATATCACCTCTTGataaggcctttcctgaccactccCTCCTTGGCCACCttacctgctttctttttctccatcagACACATATATTGCCTTCTTCATGTATTGCCTTGTCCCTCACTAGAACATAAGCTTGGAGACAGCAGGGACTTGGCTTCCTGAGGGGACACACCAATGAATCCCAAGTTGTTCCCCCACTCTAGTCCCTCCTCTCAGCCGCCCACCCCAGCCTgtctcctggctcctccccacTTAGATATCTCACAGGCCCATCAACCAGCAAAGGGAAGAtgttcctggcacagagacaAAGTGGAACAGTGCTTGAAGTTGTCTAAAATCTGAAGGGTGACCTGTGCAGCAGAGAGGAGAGTGGGTGGAGAGGCTGGACAGGTGGACAGAGGGCCAAATGAGCAGAGGCCCTGTGCCCAGTTCAGGACGCTGCCCCTCCACATCCA
This is a stretch of genomic DNA from Balaenoptera musculus isolate JJ_BM4_2016_0621 chromosome 11, mBalMus1.pri.v3, whole genome shotgun sequence. It encodes these proteins:
- the CCDC51 gene encoding mitochondrial potassium channel isoform X2; this encodes MVARGLVREAREDLEGQQAKLKEVRDRLDRISRDDNQYLELATLEHRMLQEEKRLRMTYLRAEDSEREKFSLFSAAVRESHEKERTRAERTKNWSLIGSVLGALIGVAGSTYVNRVRLQELKVLLLEAQKGPVSLQEAIREQASSYSLQQRDLHDLMADLRGLVQAGPGQSSLSQAGTSPTRDRDTDVLSAALKEQLSHSRQVHSCLEGLREQLDGLEETLSQVAGVLQLAKAAAHPGLVEPADEALSGSLLEQGSMILGLSDMEQRLEAQVNRNTIYGTLVTCVTFVAILPVLYMLFRTS
- the CCDC51 gene encoding mitochondrial potassium channel isoform X1 → MTGCSPVLAMRHVVGVSPVLVRRGLLGRDLIMTRTLCSPGPSQPSEKRPEEVALGLYHRLTALGGALGHSIQQRASSMAKTWWDRYEEFVGLSEVREAQGNVTEAEKVFMVARGLVREAREDLEGQQAKLKEVRDRLDRISRDDNQYLELATLEHRMLQEEKRLRMTYLRAEDSEREKFSLFSAAVRESHEKERTRAERTKNWSLIGSVLGALIGVAGSTYVNRVRLQELKVLLLEAQKGPVSLQEAIREQASSYSLQQRDLHDLMADLRGLVQAGPGQSSLSQAGTSPTRDRDTDVLSAALKEQLSHSRQVHSCLEGLREQLDGLEETLSQVAGVLQLAKAAAHPGLVEPADEALSGSLLEQGSMILGLSDMEQRLEAQVNRNTIYGTLVTCVTFVAILPVLYMLFRTS